Within the Zea mays cultivar B73 chromosome 10, Zm-B73-REFERENCE-NAM-5.0, whole genome shotgun sequence genome, the region ttgttacaatcccattatgtggaaaaggtattgagtcgctttggctttagtgactgtgatcctgctccaacaccttatgaccccagtgtgctattaagaaagaatcggagaatagcaagggatcaattgacatactcccagatcattggctcgctcatgtaccttgcaagtgcaacaaggccagacatctcttatgctgtgagtaagctaagtcggtttgtgtcgaaaccaggagatgatcactggcgtgctcttgaaagagtgttgcggtatttgaaaggtactatgacatacggtattcattataccggaaacccaaaagtgctggaaggctattgtgatgccaactggatttctgatgctgatgagctttatgccacaagcggatatgtgtttctgtttggaggtggcgctgtttcctggaagtcttgcaagcagactatcttaacgaagtctacaatggaagcagaactctcagcattagacactgctggggctgaggccgagtggcttcgtgatttcctgttggacttaccggtggttgaaaaaccgataccggctatttccatgaactgtgacaaccaaacggtgattacaaaggttaacagttctaggaataacatgaagtctacaaggcatgttaagaggagattgaaatctgtcagaaagttgaaaaactccggagttataactgtggattatgtccacacatcaaataatctggcagatcaattcactaagggtctatcacgcaatgtgatagaaagtgcatcgagggaaatgggtatgagacccatgtgagatctactctagtggtaacctgctctatgtgatcggagatcccgtgaagtagagtggagaaacaagctaggagtagattgtgaggaaagatcccttctttaactcatttctgatgcacatctttcctatctgtaaggcaggatggtttttaccttaatgtattccaagagtcttataaaggtgagatgttgtcctacagaacatcttctgaggaatacacctatatgagtcagactgctagtcacagtctatgggatttgggtaatccctaaatactcatgaaaggcactgaagtgtgacttatatgcttctaaacagcgggaatacccttctgcagcctagtatcggcaaaggatttgagtgaatcttaattcgcacaaaactgtcaattcaaggcatagtccattgttcagttgtgaataagtgaaactcttattctagatggatgttcaacttaacagtctccatcgaaacactggtatatcaaaggattgtgattctgatacttcatcattacaaaccctagagtttggtggggattgttggatcttttatgggcttggcccatttattgaataaactctatggtgtgtaatggtggagaataccaatagtaccacattggaagtccaagggtcttttgccttgacttatatggtgggatttattccacttaacttgagaagtcaagaaatggacaagggcgtgccacacgcgcgcgcgcgcgccgccgccgccgccgccggccgggccgggccgggcgtggcgtggcgtggcgaggcgaggcgaggcaggcaggcaggcaggcgagcgggcgtggtgtggttgtgttaatttttagcactcactaaccgcgtcagccgagtgaccctgtctcttcgtctgccgagtgaccctgtctcttcgtcagccagccgagtgacccttctccttcagctgccgacttatggcgtgactcggcaagagctggccgactcatgacataactcggctagagctggccgactcttggcgtgactcggcgacctttctccttcagcttccctctgcgagaggttaaatagaggagcacccctgtcactcggtacacacgagaaacactttcagtctcacaatccagcagccgagtgagggtatttccatctcgtgactctgcgcgcacagagaagcgagagggcaggtgcctccgaagccggtgccgttcgagaccttgcacgagggatcggcaattaggtttttggggagcgtctacgcgactgcccaaagtcttcttcctgctgacatgacaagtgaagttggacaaggatctagatcctcggagcgcatggcagggtatgatcaattcatctccttactgtttttcattctgcaaattatatatgttcattcctgctgttttatttatagccataaatttatccaatctgttttgtcgtattatatcatgacgtgtctgatgcctgatcatactagtaatataataaatctgtttgtcttaattttacagtcatgctgtttatattgttatctgtttatttccagttgttctgcaataatccatgaaccatgtttatatgcttattttatttatatgaattacatgcttcatatgctttgtgttctcatgatccatattgttatggatatttttgagatcacgttttccatgtttgattatctattatatgtcatcatcataatgttaatttatggaattaaaataatacagaaaatgcctatatttctaacaggtactccaagtataagacacaactaaaacacaacataatacagtggtcatgtctaaaacatgtgtcttaccatattcattgtaccaatcagagcattcaataaattaaagtgaccaatcagctagtctcctgtctcgaacatagagctaagacactgtgtcttcgtcaagatacaTGTCTTGAGTTTTTTTACATTCACCCCCCTAGACACACTCTAAGACACAACCTAAGACACccattgtacatgcccttatgCTACATGTAGTTGTCCTTAACCTCGCTTTCTGTGTTTGTGGTAGCATTTTATGATGATTGGTACTCGGTACGTCCTTTTCAGTCCTACAAACTATCTATCTGACAGATGACTCTTCGTATTAGACAACTTCAGGAAGTgactaagggcatgtacaacccagaTACGGCTGCACGGTACTCCAAGTATAAGACACAGCTAAAACACAACATAATACAGTGGTCGTGTCTAAAACGTGTGTCTTACCATATTCATTGTACCAATCAGAacattcaataaattaaagtgaccaatcagcTAGCCTCTTGTCTCGAACATAGAGCCAAGAcactgtgtcttcgtcaagatacaTGTCTTGAGTTTTTTTATATTCACCCCCTTAGACACACTCTAAGACACAACTTAAGACACtcattgtacatgccctaatcTGGTacttccagtgccagaggcaaacAGAATACAAATATGCTTGGCACATGCATTCATAAATTAGTCAAATACTTACCGGATATTTTCAGTGCCATTGAAAAgatatttttatgaatttttacTTATATGTGCTGTGAAATATTCTACTAATGTTCAATCATCATTATGTGAATATAAGTGACACTCTGCAGTGTGAGGTGCATGTTGATAAAATGTGCTGCTATCGGATTTATTTCCTGATCGATCTATATTCAGAGGGAGGTCTGAGGATATTTGGCTGAAATCATCCACACTGCTGTCTCTTTGCGCTATTTCAGACTTTTATTCCCAAAACTTGTTGCATACTATCTCATTAATCACGGCCAGTGTTTCCATAAAAATATACAATCACTGTCAACTGTGCTTTTAACCCTCTCCAACATATGTTAATATATAATGCAGCTGACCAAAGCCGCATGATAACATGTTAAGAATAAAGCAATAGCGACCGATGTTAGACTGAGCTTACATTTGACATGTTTCCTTGCTTGTTTGCAGTGTTAAGTGCCTCCGCGAAGGTGGTGTCAGGTTCTCCGTCAACGGTCGGCACTTCTTCTTCACAGTCCTAATCAGCAACGTTGGTGGCGCGGGTGATGTTAGGTCTGTGAAGATCAAAGGAACGGAGCTAGGATGGCTCCCTATGGGCCGCAACTGGGGCCAGGTGTGGCACATCAACTGTGACATGAGGGGACAGCCTCTATCGTTTGAGCTCAGCTCAAGCGATAGCAAGACGCTGACCAGTTTCAACGTCGTGCCCAAGGATTGGGAGTTCGGCAAGACATACACGGGGAAGCAGTTTCTTCTGTAGAGAATGGAGTGCCGCAAGATCAGCTTACAGTTCCTCATTTTTCTTCTGATCCTACGAGTTGGGCTGTGGTGTATGTATATTCCTCTGCAGAAGAAGCAATATCGTTATTAGGAGAAAATCACTTAGTGCAGGGCTCAGATAGTTACTATGGCTCATAACGCCTTTTCATGTACCCTTCATAGTTGTCTAAAGAGGCTTGATGTATCATTCAAAATAGGAGGCCGGATTCGGGTATGTCCGGTGTATTACAATATATTTTTTTTCCTGGCAAGCAATGATAAAATGTCTCTCCATTTCTGTACTTGCAACCTGTCACAAGGGCAGCAACTGCATCTCTGTTTCTTTTGAATGAACTCTTATTTATCAGTCAGTCAGGTTAGGCTAAACTCTGACACTAGTCTTGAGTCGCAAAATGTTTGATCCATGAAACATATTACCAAATCCAGGCGTTCATTTTACAGATTGTAGGTTTGTCAGCTTGCAGATGGAATCATGATAGTACTAGTGTAATACTTGAGACCGAGTAGCACGGATGCACCCATTATCAATTACCTAACGCctcgtttggatcattggaatttaattccattctaataatagtaatttaggcatatatcaattaagctaattcggttttatgcaaaatatatttgtatattattattagcaagatgtcggagatatttatatgctacatttttactatagaagagtaagacgaagagtgtcatgtaatttacagagtagaaacaaattctactaatgcataaaatcaattctcatcctccaccccatgaatttgagataggcttatatctaaactttggaaagtggtggaatgtcaaattccaaactaaataagttactttattgagtgaattccaattcctctaaaatgaagggatccaaacgccccgtaagAACAAATGATCCAAACTGAAACTGAACATGATAGCAGGGACCCGTTGTCAACAATATGGGTAGAACTTTACTTGAAGCAAAAGAGATCAGACCAATTCAAAATAAGACGAGTTGTTGCAGCTTTTATCAGCATCAAATCGAACTGCCACCGTCGTATCAAAGTGTAAAAGCATGAGGGGTACTACCGTCGTATCAAAGAGTAAAAGCATGAGGGGTACTGTATCCATATCAAACGGATTATCTTGATCCAGAACAATGAGGATAGAACCGAGGGCTTTCCATTGATAATAGCTGTGAAAATATTACACCAAATGGGCTAGAAACTGGAACACCTCGAAACGAAGATACAGAACAAACTACAGTAGACCGGCCAACTAGACACACAACCGACCACGGCCGTCATATCAAAGCATCAGAAGGGGAGGCGGCCTAGCCGCCGAAGCCGTAGAGCGTGCGGCCCTGGCGCTTGAGCGCGTAGACGACATCCATGGCGGTGACGGTCTTGCGGCGAGCGTGCTCGGTGTAGGTGACGGCGTCGCGGATGACGTTCTCGAGGAAGATCTTGAGCACGCCGCGGGTCTCCTCGTAGATGAGCCCAGAAATGCGCTTGACGCCGCCCCTCCTGGCCAGCCTACGGATCGCCGGCTTCGTGATGCCCTGGATGTTGTCGCGCAGCACCTTGCGGTGGCGCTTGGCGCCGCCCTTGCCCAGCCCCTTGCCGCCCTTGCCGCGCCCCGACATCGCCGAAACCGAGAGCTACGCGGACGGAGGAGGAGAATCGTGCCGTTGTGcgggttgttgttgttgttgcagaTCTTTGGGTGGGAGGGGGGTTTATAGGTGGGGTTTGGGAGGGAACGCGGAAGTTTGGAGGAACGCGGAGCGGGAGGTGGCTTGGGTCGATCCGTGGGACGGTGGGGCTGGCGCGTTGGATCGGGACCAGAGGGGAGGGATGCGAGGAGGGGTGTCGGCACGGATCGATGACGTGGCGGGGAGCGCGAGGAGGTCTGGATTTGCAGAACGGTGCCGAGGATTTTGGGCTGGTTCTGGTACAACTTGGGCTGTACTGGATTGTCTGGCCCGGAGGCTTAGCAAGACCATGGTGCTGGCTGCTGGTCATCACTCATCCGTAACTTTACTTTTCTATGGCGAGAAAAGTATAGAATCAGCTCTGTTAATAACCACCGTAATTTTACTTTTCTATACAACAAAAAATATAACGAATTTGCACCGTCACGAGAAGGTAACGAGCATCAGAGTTTTCTATACCTTCCTCACGTTTCTATTATTGATAAATATAAATACCTCCAATGATTATTTTAGCATTATCTACAATGTTGTTGTAGATTAGATTTGCACCAACTCTCCATAAAATCGACAGGTTTCTAGACCTTACCAAACTATCCGAATAGATAGGCTTCACCTCCAATTGTTAAACAGAGAAACACAGTATATTGGTCTTGATACGTTCAGAGAGGAGATAGGCTACGTTGGATCCAGCAGCTGTGAGCTTAGCAGTTAGCACATATTGCCTGGTAGACATTGGACAGCTACTAGTTCTTAAGGCCGTTTGGCAAGGCTCTGATTTATCAAAAACAGCTCGTTTTTACTGACAACAGTATTTTTGTTGGAGCTAAAGACATTTTGTAATTCGTTTGGCATATAAGTCTTATTCTGGAATTAGAGCCATTTCCATATATTAAAGTAGGTCATTCACGGCTTAAACGGTTTTTTATTGCGGTTTAAAAAAACTAGGACACTGGCCTAAATAATTTTATCACTCATTTTTTTGTCTGTTGCTGGTGGGACCGTCTGTGTCTATAATTTATGGGTCCAATGGAATATTGGCGAAGCCTACAAATAATAATGGCAAAATTGTCAATTGTAGAAATTTGTTATTTTGGCACTCATAGTTTTGGTTGTTTGTTATTATGACATCTCGTGTCTCTGACTTGTGGAATCATCTGTGTATATAATTTGTAGGTCTGATGGCATACTGGCGAAGCCACAAATGATAATTGTAATACCCAGTTTGTAAATAACACGAAGAGAGTAGATCTCATTATATGTTTTTGCCCCATACTCATCATAACATGGTAATAACCATATATAAAGGGAACAAATGACTAAGGACACCTCAAATaaactatgcatcatgttggagtgttgtttgtttgtgcatctaataaaaataataataacataaatcaaaatataataatgagttgAGAATTTGGATTTAACCCAAAAGTACAATTTAGGAAATTGGAAATAATATAGACAAG harbors:
- the LOC100192931 gene encoding histone H4, which translates into the protein MSGRGKGGKGLGKGGAKRHRKVLRDNIQGITKPAIRRLARRGGVKRISGLIYEETRGVLKIFLENVIRDAVTYTEHARRKTVTAMDVVYALKRQGRTLYGFGG